Proteins from a genomic interval of Desulfobulbaceae bacterium:
- the recN gene encoding DNA repair protein RecN has translation MLKELRIENLALIEKLRIDLGDRLSVLTGETGAGKSIILQAIDLLSGGRGATTWIRTGMDQAQIEALFTVSENRALRQQFEEMGLDYDDELLIKRTFRREGTSKYYINGGLATAKLVGQVTEKLISVGSQRDHQQLLSSRFHLDFIDLVGDLWKSREEVSGLFERWAAAKNQLAELKAREHEKEQRRDFLEYQVKEINEAAVVPGEDESLANDKKRLKSADDLRRMGAKSLKAVISAADLLMQVRSDLVSMAELDSGITDVADSITEQSYLVEEYGRSLRIYVDNLPYDDGNLEEIASRIHQLQQLKRKYGVTLDDVIAFGQSAADELAEIAGMDETVALLHKQVLLHEQELILKATQLSSERMKTAQNVSLAITRELKDLSFAQAEFEVIFQHTDTDQLERLGSTGWDSVQFMFSANPGEPVKPLIKIASGGELSRVMLALKCVLAKKDFIDTVIFDEVDAGMGGIAAEAVAKKIKELSGHHQVLCITHLPQIAACGQVHFKVAKSQADGRTNTTIFQLDHDERVAELARMLDGDSVSEMSLAFARELVFRNR, from the coding sequence ATGCTTAAAGAACTACGAATTGAAAATTTGGCCTTAATTGAAAAACTGCGTATCGATCTTGGCGACAGATTAAGCGTCCTGACAGGTGAGACCGGCGCTGGAAAATCAATAATTTTGCAGGCAATAGATTTGCTGTCAGGTGGACGTGGGGCAACCACCTGGATTAGAACTGGAATGGATCAGGCCCAGATTGAGGCCTTGTTTACAGTTTCTGAAAACAGAGCGCTTCGTCAACAGTTCGAGGAGATGGGGCTGGATTATGATGATGAGCTTCTCATTAAGCGAACCTTTAGACGTGAAGGGACCAGCAAGTATTATATCAATGGTGGATTGGCGACCGCTAAGCTTGTGGGGCAGGTAACGGAAAAACTGATCAGTGTTGGCAGCCAGCGAGATCATCAACAGTTGCTCTCCTCAAGATTTCATCTGGATTTTATCGATCTGGTTGGTGACCTGTGGAAAAGTAGAGAAGAAGTGTCCGGTTTGTTTGAGAGATGGGCCGCTGCCAAGAATCAATTGGCAGAGTTGAAAGCGCGTGAGCATGAGAAGGAGCAGCGCCGGGATTTTCTTGAGTATCAGGTTAAGGAAATTAATGAAGCGGCTGTTGTGCCGGGAGAAGATGAGTCTCTGGCAAATGATAAAAAACGTTTAAAGTCAGCCGATGATTTGCGAAGGATGGGGGCGAAGTCCCTTAAAGCGGTGATCTCTGCCGCTGATCTGTTAATGCAAGTTCGTTCGGACCTGGTGTCAATGGCTGAACTTGATTCGGGTATTACAGATGTGGCTGACTCGATTACTGAGCAGAGTTATCTGGTTGAGGAGTACGGGCGCAGTCTGCGAATTTATGTGGATAATCTGCCATATGATGACGGAAATCTTGAAGAGATCGCCTCCCGAATTCATCAGCTCCAGCAACTGAAGCGTAAGTACGGTGTGACACTTGATGATGTTATTGCTTTCGGGCAGAGTGCAGCCGATGAACTTGCTGAGATTGCCGGGATGGACGAGACGGTAGCGCTTCTGCACAAGCAGGTTTTGCTCCATGAACAAGAGCTGATCCTGAAAGCGACGCAACTTTCCAGCGAGCGGATGAAGACTGCTCAGAATGTAAGTCTGGCTATTACCAGAGAGCTGAAGGATTTAAGTTTTGCGCAGGCCGAGTTTGAGGTGATTTTTCAACATACCGATACTGACCAGCTTGAGCGGTTGGGCAGTACTGGCTGGGACAGCGTTCAGTTTATGTTCTCCGCGAATCCCGGCGAGCCGGTCAAGCCCCTTATTAAGATTGCTTCAGGTGGCGAGCTTTCCAGGGTCATGCTGGCCTTGAAATGTGTGCTTGCTAAAAAGGATTTTATCGATACCGTAATTTTTGATGAAGTCGATGCCGGTATGGGTGGTATAGCCGCCGAGGCTGTGGCTAAGAAAATTAAAGAGCTGTCAGGTCATCATCAGGTTCTCTGCATTACTCACCTTCCGCAGATTGCGGCCTGCGGACAAGTCCACTTTAAGGTTGCCAAATCTCAGGCTGATGGCCGCACCAATACAACTATCTTTCAGCTTGATCACGATGAGCGTGTAGCTGAACTTGCCCGAATGCTAGACGGAGATTCAGTCTCAGAGATGTCTCTGGCCTTTGCGCGTGAACTTGTATTTCGTAACAGGTAA
- a CDS encoding thiamine biosynthesis protein, with protein sequence MTTKALALFSGGLDSILACRVMALQGIEVLAVKFVSPFFDRHLLGSDYCQKIDEKYEINVQLVDISDDYIQLLRSPAHGFGKHFNPCLDCKIFMMSRAREMMQAAGASFLISGEVVGQRPMSQRRDALRLVERDSGCDGILLRPLCAKKLEPTNAELAGLVDREELYDINGRSRSGQIALAKEFGVTDYPTPAGGCMLTDPVVGQRIKLFYAEHENISASDIQHITVGRQFQLPGGGWLALGHKESENILMEGNVQPQDVQLRLEDRPGPLAVLRFETSKDDIEIAASLVARYGKKDSNGNPCPGRVRCIGDGDDYLIDASPIAEDRIAPMRR encoded by the coding sequence ATGACAACAAAGGCGCTTGCCCTATTTTCCGGCGGGCTTGACAGTATTCTCGCCTGCCGGGTGATGGCCTTACAGGGGATAGAAGTTCTGGCAGTTAAGTTTGTCAGTCCGTTTTTCGATAGGCATCTTCTCGGCAGTGATTATTGCCAGAAAATAGATGAAAAATACGAAATTAATGTCCAGTTAGTTGATATCAGTGACGACTATATTCAGCTGTTACGTTCTCCTGCCCATGGTTTTGGCAAGCATTTTAACCCCTGCCTTGACTGCAAGATTTTCATGATGTCACGGGCGCGTGAAATGATGCAGGCCGCAGGGGCTTCTTTTTTGATTTCAGGCGAAGTGGTTGGGCAGCGACCTATGTCACAACGACGAGACGCTTTGCGTCTTGTTGAGCGAGATTCAGGGTGTGACGGAATTCTTTTGAGACCTTTGTGTGCTAAAAAACTTGAACCAACGAATGCTGAGCTGGCTGGACTGGTTGATCGCGAGGAGTTATACGATATTAATGGCCGAAGTCGTTCGGGGCAGATTGCCTTAGCGAAGGAATTCGGTGTGACAGACTATCCAACCCCGGCAGGGGGGTGCATGCTCACTGATCCTGTGGTTGGCCAACGGATTAAACTGTTCTATGCCGAACATGAAAATATTTCGGCATCAGATATTCAGCACATTACGGTTGGGCGGCAATTTCAGTTGCCGGGTGGTGGGTGGCTAGCCCTGGGACACAAGGAGTCAGAGAATATTTTAATGGAAGGCAATGTCCAGCCACAAGATGTCCAGCTCAGACTTGAGGATAGACCTGGTCCTTTGGCCGTGCTGCGTTTTGAAACCTCAAAAGACGATATAGAAATTGCGGCGAGCCTTGTGGCCCGATATGGAAAGAAAGACAGCAATGGTAACCCCTGCCCAGGGCGAGTACGATGTATAGGCGACGGAGACGACTATCTTATTGATGCATCGCCCATTGCTGAGGATCGTATTGCCCCTATGCGGCGCTGA
- a CDS encoding sigma-54-dependent Fis family transcriptional regulator produces the protein MSTNKNPIRILIVDDDHTHRLMLKAMLKKWGWSTSEADDGTTAVEAVKEQAYDAILMDVRMTRMDGIEALKQIHAYNPAIPIIIMTAYSSVDTAVEAIKLGAHDYLTKPLDFDRLKLTMLKALDHRQVVEQQEGRKTGETPSLCANNIIGGSDSMLELLDMLAVVAPTEATVLITGESGTGKELIATALHENSPRRNAPFIKVNCAALMENLLESELFGHEKGAFTGADKRRDGKFIQANGGTLFLDEIGETSPAMQAKLLRALQEGEVQRVGGQETLSVDVRFIAATNKILEEEVQTGNFREDLYYRLNVVTLLMPPLRERPSDIPLLVNHFTNKFSKKNNRKVDGITPKCMDMLVHYHWPGNVRELENAIERSVILMRGDYVDEAGLPITVRKAFDEPARTSPATGSQKPATLEEAERMVILNTMEETSGNKSEAARRLNITRKTLLSKLNKYDL, from the coding sequence ATGTCTACAAATAAAAATCCCATACGTATTTTAATTGTTGATGATGATCACACCCACCGCCTCATGCTTAAGGCTATGCTGAAAAAATGGGGTTGGTCCACTTCCGAGGCAGATGATGGCACCACAGCTGTTGAGGCTGTAAAAGAGCAAGCTTACGATGCCATTTTGATGGATGTGCGAATGACTCGAATGGACGGCATAGAAGCCTTAAAACAAATACACGCTTACAACCCGGCAATCCCTATTATTATCATGACGGCCTATTCATCTGTAGACACTGCTGTTGAAGCCATTAAATTAGGGGCCCACGATTACTTAACAAAACCTCTCGATTTTGACAGACTCAAACTCACCATGCTGAAGGCTCTCGACCATCGACAGGTTGTTGAACAGCAGGAAGGGCGTAAAACTGGTGAGACTCCATCACTTTGTGCCAACAACATTATCGGCGGCTCAGATTCGATGCTCGAATTACTCGACATGCTTGCAGTCGTTGCCCCGACAGAGGCCACCGTCCTGATCACAGGAGAGTCAGGCACCGGCAAGGAGCTTATTGCCACAGCCCTGCACGAAAACAGTCCACGCCGGAATGCACCCTTCATCAAGGTTAATTGTGCCGCCTTGATGGAAAACCTGCTGGAATCAGAACTTTTCGGTCACGAAAAAGGTGCCTTCACCGGTGCAGACAAACGTCGAGACGGTAAATTCATTCAGGCTAATGGCGGCACTCTTTTTCTCGATGAAATCGGAGAAACCTCACCGGCAATGCAGGCAAAACTATTACGTGCCTTACAAGAAGGTGAGGTGCAGCGCGTGGGCGGCCAGGAAACCCTTTCCGTTGATGTACGCTTTATAGCGGCAACGAACAAAATCCTCGAAGAGGAAGTGCAAACCGGTAATTTCAGGGAAGATTTATACTACCGCCTCAACGTTGTTACCCTGCTCATGCCTCCCCTTCGTGAACGCCCAAGTGATATCCCACTTCTTGTCAACCATTTCACCAATAAATTCTCCAAAAAAAATAATCGCAAGGTTGACGGCATCACGCCAAAGTGCATGGACATGCTTGTTCACTATCATTGGCCCGGCAATGTTCGAGAACTTGAAAATGCTATCGAACGCAGTGTAATTCTCATGCGGGGAGATTATGTTGATGAGGCAGGACTGCCGATTACCGTTCGCAAGGCCTTTGACGAACCGGCAAGAACATCCCCTGCTACAGGATCTCAAAAACCAGCCACACTTGAGGAAGCCGAGCGCATGGTCATACTGAACACCATGGAAGAGACCAGCGGCAATAAGAGTGAGGCCGCCAGACGCTTAAACATCACACGCAAAACACTACTCAGCAAACTCAACAAATACGATTTGTGA
- a CDS encoding DUF3108 domain-containing protein: MQMSAPSPPFSAGERLTFQIRWGIINAGQATLEIAQPEGDSSQDSQHFILTVKTSPAIDIFYKFRERVDSYTDSNVTKTLRYKKVQSGRTTRDIDVAFDWQNNKVQYSNFGTPLEPIDLQAGTLDPLSSLYYIRRQVTGPNILIERPVTDGKKIVIGKVHYIKQETISINGKEYDTIMLEPELKHVKGVFEKSKNSKMYIWVTNDSRKLLVKLKSKVVVGSFVAELIDYQENSAQREKNGAT; encoded by the coding sequence ATGCAAATGTCTGCACCCAGCCCGCCATTTTCAGCTGGCGAACGCCTTACCTTTCAGATTCGCTGGGGCATTATCAATGCCGGACAGGCAACCCTTGAAATTGCTCAACCAGAAGGTGATTCCAGCCAGGATTCCCAGCATTTCATTCTTACTGTCAAAACTTCTCCTGCCATTGATATCTTCTATAAATTTCGTGAGCGTGTCGACTCCTATACAGACAGCAACGTCACAAAAACTTTACGTTACAAAAAAGTGCAATCCGGCAGAACTACCCGTGATATTGATGTTGCCTTTGACTGGCAGAACAATAAGGTACAATACTCAAACTTCGGCACGCCGCTTGAACCCATTGACCTCCAGGCAGGCACCTTAGACCCGTTATCATCGCTCTATTACATACGCCGGCAAGTCACCGGGCCAAACATACTCATAGAGCGACCCGTTACCGACGGCAAAAAAATTGTTATCGGTAAAGTTCATTACATTAAGCAGGAAACCATCTCGATAAACGGGAAAGAATACGACACGATCATGCTCGAACCGGAGCTCAAGCATGTCAAAGGGGTGTTCGAAAAAAGCAAAAATTCAAAGATGTATATCTGGGTAACCAATGACTCAAGAAAACTCTTAGTAAAACTTAAAAGTAAGGTCGTGGTGGGGAGTTTTGTGGCTGAACTAATTGACTATCAAGAAAACAGTGCACAGAGAGAAAAGAATGGAGCCACTTAA